Proteins from a genomic interval of Aquabacterium olei:
- a CDS encoding NAD(P)H-dependent flavin oxidoreductase yields the protein MDTLNRLLGIELPIIQAPMAGVQGHALATAVSNAGGLGSLPCAMLSVDTLRAELQAIRAATDRPYNVNFFCHTPPQPDAAREATWRAALASYYAELQLDPGDVPAGTGRAPFSAELAEVLEAFHPPVVSFHFGLPSPDLLARVKRWGARVLSSATTVEEAQWLEANGADAVIAQGLEAGGHRGMFLSDDLTGQMGTFALLPQVVAAVRVPVIAAGGIADAQGVRAALALGAAGVQVGTAYLCCPEATTSALHRAALQSDSARHTAVTNLFTGRPARGIVNRVMRELGPMSAAPPAFPLATAAVAPLRAQAERLGSTDFTPLWSGQNASGCQDMPAAQLTRALAGGAG from the coding sequence ATGGACACCCTGAACCGCCTTCTCGGCATCGAACTGCCCATCATCCAGGCGCCCATGGCCGGCGTACAGGGCCATGCCCTCGCGACGGCCGTCTCCAACGCCGGTGGGCTCGGTTCGCTGCCCTGCGCCATGCTGAGCGTGGACACGCTGCGCGCCGAACTGCAGGCCATCCGGGCGGCCACCGACCGGCCCTACAACGTCAACTTCTTCTGCCACACGCCACCGCAGCCCGATGCCGCGCGTGAGGCCACCTGGCGCGCTGCCCTGGCCTCTTACTACGCCGAACTGCAGCTGGATCCCGGCGACGTTCCGGCCGGAACCGGGCGCGCGCCATTCAGCGCAGAACTGGCCGAGGTGCTGGAGGCCTTCCACCCACCGGTCGTGAGCTTCCATTTCGGGCTGCCTTCGCCGGATCTGCTGGCGCGCGTCAAGCGGTGGGGGGCCAGGGTGCTTTCGTCGGCCACCACGGTTGAAGAAGCGCAATGGCTGGAAGCGAACGGGGCCGATGCCGTGATTGCGCAGGGGCTCGAAGCCGGCGGGCACCGCGGCATGTTCCTCTCGGACGACCTCACCGGGCAGATGGGCACCTTCGCCTTGCTGCCGCAAGTGGTGGCGGCGGTGCGCGTGCCGGTGATTGCGGCAGGGGGCATTGCCGATGCCCAAGGCGTGCGGGCGGCGCTGGCGCTCGGGGCGGCCGGTGTGCAGGTCGGCACGGCCTACCTGTGCTGCCCGGAAGCCACCACGAGCGCCTTGCACCGTGCCGCCCTCCAGAGCGACAGCGCACGGCACACGGCGGTGACCAACCTGTTCACGGGCCGGCCGGCCCGCGGCATTGTCAACCGCGTCATGCGGGAGCTGGGCCCCATGAGCGCCGCGCCCCCGGCGTTTCCCCTCGCGACGGCCGCCGTGGCGCCCCTGCGTGCGCAGGCCGAGCGCCTGGGCTCGACCGACTTCACGCCGCTCTGGTCGGGGCAGAACGCCAGCGGATGCCAGGACATGCCGGCCGCTCAGCTGACCCGGGCGCTGGCCGGCGGCGCAGGCTGA
- a CDS encoding HD domain-containing phosphohydrolase, which produces MTTEPDSRPVILVVDDEPTNLQVLRQILQADHRLLFAKDGQRALELARQEHPQLVLLDVMMPGMTGHEVCRQLKAEPATAGIPVIFVTALADVEDEAQGFEAGAVDYITKPVSPPIVRARVRTHLSLVRADELRETRLQIIQRLGRAAEYKDNETGLHVVRMSQYARILALGMGWSEQQADDLLHAAPMHDIGKIGIPDHILLKPGPLTPEEWATMKQHPTIGGEIIGDHPSAVLRMARRIAECHHERWDGTGYPAGLQGEAIPIEARIVAVADVFDALTTARPYKKAWPVEEAVERLKLDAGTHFDPALLPVFLDHLPDILAVRARHMDAE; this is translated from the coding sequence ATGACGACCGAGCCCGATTCCCGCCCTGTCATTCTCGTCGTGGACGACGAGCCCACCAACCTGCAGGTGCTGCGCCAGATCCTGCAGGCCGACCATCGGCTGTTGTTCGCGAAAGATGGCCAGCGGGCGCTCGAGCTGGCCCGCCAGGAGCACCCGCAGCTCGTCCTGCTCGACGTGATGATGCCGGGCATGACGGGCCACGAGGTGTGCCGGCAGCTCAAGGCCGAGCCCGCCACGGCCGGCATTCCGGTCATCTTCGTGACCGCGCTGGCCGATGTCGAAGACGAGGCCCAGGGGTTCGAAGCGGGCGCGGTGGACTACATCACCAAGCCCGTCAGCCCGCCCATCGTGCGGGCGCGTGTCCGCACCCACCTGTCGCTTGTGCGGGCCGACGAGCTGCGCGAGACCCGGCTGCAGATCATCCAGCGGTTGGGGCGGGCGGCCGAGTACAAGGACAACGAGACCGGCTTGCACGTGGTGCGCATGAGCCAGTACGCCCGCATCCTGGCGCTGGGCATGGGGTGGAGCGAGCAACAGGCCGATGACCTGCTGCATGCGGCGCCCATGCACGACATCGGGAAGATCGGCATCCCCGATCACATCCTGCTCAAGCCCGGACCGCTGACGCCGGAGGAGTGGGCCACGATGAAGCAGCATCCCACCATCGGGGGCGAGATCATCGGCGACCATCCTTCTGCCGTGCTGCGCATGGCGCGCCGCATTGCGGAGTGCCACCACGAGCGCTGGGATGGCACGGGCTATCCGGCCGGGCTCCAGGGGGAAGCCATTCCGATCGAGGCCCGGATCGTCGCCGTGGCGGATGTGTTCGATGCGTTGACGACCGCGCGGCCCTACAAGAAGGCGTGGCCGGTGGAAGAGGCCGTGGAACGCCTGAAACTGGATGCGGGGACGCATTTTGACCCCGCGCTGCTACCGGTCTTCCTCGACCACCTGCCCGACATCCTGGCCGTCCGCGCCCGGCACATGGACGCGGAGTGA
- the glpK gene encoding glycerol kinase GlpK, which yields MTDHLLALDQGTSSSRSILFTADGQIVAMAQRELRQIYPQPGWVAHDPREIWQGQIDTAREVLAKAGVTADRVRAIGITNQRETTMVWHRGTGQPLGDAIVWQDRRTEAQCQRLRDQGAEALVQARTGLRIDAYFSATKLQWILDHVDGARAAAERGELAFGTVDSWLIWQLTEGRVHATDVTNASRTMLFNIHTGQWDDELLALFDIPKSLLPAVQPSASHFGDTTLLGPRLPIGGVAGDQQSSLFGQACFRPGLAKNTYGTGCFMLMHTGGTAQSSRNGLVTTAAAQTDAHRAYALEGSVFIGGAVVQWLRDGLQAIRASSEVQQLAESVPDAGGVVFVPAFTGLGAPYWHGEARGAILGLTRGSTVAHIARAALESIAFQSAALLEAMSRDAIAHGGTAVSELRVDGGACANDLLMQIQADLLGIPVVRPRVIETTALGAAYLAGMSTGVYRTLGELEAQWQVERRFLPTLSRDAAQARMARWEHAVRQTLAP from the coding sequence ATGACCGACCACCTCCTCGCCCTCGATCAGGGCACCTCCAGCTCGCGCAGCATCCTGTTCACGGCCGATGGGCAGATCGTGGCGATGGCCCAGCGTGAACTGCGCCAGATCTACCCGCAGCCGGGCTGGGTGGCCCACGACCCGCGCGAGATCTGGCAGGGCCAGATCGACACGGCGCGCGAGGTGCTGGCAAAAGCCGGTGTGACGGCGGACCGGGTACGCGCCATCGGCATCACCAACCAGCGCGAGACCACGATGGTGTGGCACCGCGGCACCGGTCAGCCCCTGGGCGACGCCATCGTGTGGCAGGACCGCCGCACCGAAGCCCAGTGCCAACGCCTGCGCGACCAGGGCGCCGAAGCCCTGGTGCAGGCACGCACCGGCCTGCGCATTGACGCGTACTTCTCTGCGACCAAGCTGCAGTGGATCCTCGACCACGTGGACGGTGCACGCGCCGCAGCCGAGCGTGGCGAGCTGGCCTTCGGCACCGTCGACAGCTGGCTGATCTGGCAGCTCACCGAAGGGCGGGTGCACGCGACCGACGTCACCAACGCCTCGCGAACGATGCTGTTCAACATCCACACCGGGCAGTGGGACGACGAGCTGCTCGCGCTGTTCGACATCCCGAAATCGCTGTTGCCCGCCGTGCAGCCCTCGGCCTCGCACTTCGGTGACACCACGCTGCTGGGCCCGCGGCTGCCCATCGGCGGGGTGGCCGGCGACCAGCAAAGCTCGTTGTTCGGCCAGGCCTGTTTCCGGCCGGGGCTGGCGAAGAACACCTACGGCACGGGCTGCTTCATGCTGATGCACACCGGCGGCACGGCGCAATCCAGCCGCAACGGGCTGGTGACCACGGCGGCGGCCCAGACCGACGCCCACCGGGCCTATGCGCTGGAGGGCAGCGTCTTCATCGGCGGCGCGGTGGTGCAATGGCTGCGCGACGGCCTGCAAGCCATCCGGGCTTCCAGCGAGGTGCAGCAACTGGCCGAAAGCGTGCCGGATGCAGGGGGCGTGGTCTTCGTGCCGGCGTTCACGGGCCTGGGCGCGCCCTACTGGCACGGCGAGGCACGCGGCGCCATCCTGGGCCTGACCCGGGGCAGCACGGTGGCCCACATTGCCCGCGCGGCGCTGGAGAGCATTGCGTTCCAGAGCGCGGCGCTGCTGGAGGCCATGAGCCGCGATGCGATCGCGCACGGCGGCACGGCGGTCAGCGAACTGCGGGTGGATGGCGGCGCGTGCGCCAACGACCTGCTGATGCAGATCCAGGCCGATCTGCTGGGCATCCCCGTCGTGCGGCCCCGGGTGATCGAGACCACGGCTCTCGGCGCGGCCTACCTGGCGGGGATGAGCACCGGGGTCTATCGCACGCTCGGTGAGCTCGAAGCGCAGTGGCAGGTCGAGCGGCGCTTCCTGCCCACGCTGTCGCGGGACGCTGCGCAGGCACGCATGGCGCGGTGGGAACATGCGGTGCGGCAAACACTGGCGCCCTGA
- a CDS encoding SRPBCC family protein gives MTTGTVTLHRVLKAPTDRVYRALLDPAALCKWMPPHGFTATVHELDAQVGGRYRMSFTNFSNGQSHSFGGTYLELVPGERVRNTDRFDDSNLPGEMITTMDLKAVACGTELRIVQEGIPAAIPTEMCYLGWQDSLALLALLVEPEIPG, from the coding sequence ATGACCACCGGAACCGTCACCCTGCACCGCGTGCTGAAGGCCCCGACCGACCGGGTCTACCGTGCCTTGCTCGACCCCGCCGCGCTGTGCAAGTGGATGCCGCCCCATGGCTTCACGGCGACGGTGCATGAACTCGACGCCCAGGTCGGGGGCCGCTACCGGATGTCGTTCACCAACTTTTCGAACGGGCAGTCCCACAGCTTTGGCGGCACCTACCTGGAGCTGGTGCCCGGCGAACGGGTGCGCAACACCGACCGCTTCGACGACAGCAACCTGCCCGGCGAGATGATCACCACCATGGACCTGAAGGCCGTGGCGTGTGGCACCGAATTGCGCATCGTGCAGGAGGGGATCCCGGCGGCCATTCCGACGGAGATGTGCTATCTCGGCTGGCAGGATTCGCTCGCCCTGCTGGCCTTGCTGGTGGAGCCCGAGATCCCGGGCTGA
- a CDS encoding DUF47 domain-containing protein: MIFGKLLPREGNFFELFNQHANHIVAAAHAFARLVHHYNDPQLREKYNVEVDTAESAADQVTREVNRLLHTTFITPIDREQIHSLINTMDDVADLMQDAAETMALYDVRRMTDEIVRLTDLCVKSCERLKDAVALLDDIGDAKTAAAALKTCEEIDQLESDADRVMRSAMSKLFRDEPDVREVIKLKAIYELLETVTDKCEDVAKLIEGVILENS; the protein is encoded by the coding sequence ATGATCTTTGGAAAACTGCTGCCCCGTGAGGGCAATTTTTTTGAGCTGTTCAACCAGCACGCCAACCACATCGTGGCCGCCGCGCATGCGTTTGCCCGGCTGGTTCACCACTACAACGACCCGCAGCTGCGTGAGAAGTACAACGTCGAGGTCGACACCGCGGAAAGCGCAGCAGACCAGGTCACCCGGGAAGTGAACCGCCTCCTGCACACCACCTTCATCACCCCGATCGACCGCGAGCAGATCCACTCGCTGATCAACACGATGGACGACGTGGCCGACCTGATGCAGGACGCCGCGGAAACCATGGCGCTGTACGACGTGCGCCGGATGACGGACGAGATCGTGCGCCTCACGGACCTGTGCGTGAAGAGCTGCGAGCGCCTGAAGGATGCCGTGGCCCTGCTCGACGACATCGGCGATGCCAAGACGGCGGCCGCGGCCCTCAAGACCTGTGAGGAGATCGACCAGCTGGAATCGGATGCGGATCGCGTCATGCGCTCGGCCATGAGCAAGCTGTTCCGCGACGAACCCGACGTGCGTGAAGTCATCAAGCTGAAGGCCATTTACGAGCTGCTGGAAACCGTCACCGACAAGTGCGAAGACGTGGCCAAGCTGATCGAGGGCGTGATCCTCGAGAACTCCTGA
- the glpD gene encoding glycerol-3-phosphate dehydrogenase, with product MVHETRVPPSQEVDVLIVGGGINGAGIARDLAGRGWSVCLVEQDDLASHTSSASTKLIHGGLRYLEHRAFGLVRKALSEREVLLRSAPHIMWPLQFVLPHDPGMRPAWLIRLGLFLYDHLARRDVLPASRSVDLRRSPLGAPLQPRLQQGFVYADGWVDDARLVVLNALDAQAHGAVIRTRTRCTQARREARHWVVTVEESDGRAATVRARALVNAAGPWAERLLRQVTQPAGVEPLITRHLRLVKGSHIVVPRCFEHDHAYLFQNPDGRILFAIPYEGAFTLIGTTDQEIHGDPRDARADDAEVAYLCEQASRYLARPVTPADVVWRYSGVRPLLDDAHGNPAAVTRDYRLETDDLAAPLLTVWGGKITTFRQLAEDAGNALGHMLHENRPAWTRGACLPGGDLSGWIDVSGHPARDFARFLQAVQDRHPWLPPALAQRLARAYGSRIERVLCGARNVDALGEPCAPGLYEAELSYLRDEEWARTADDVLWRRSKLGLHLTEAQRADVASWFTRATLLGHTQAWTP from the coding sequence ATGGTCCATGAAACGCGGGTGCCGCCATCCCAAGAGGTCGACGTCCTGATTGTCGGAGGGGGCATCAACGGTGCCGGCATTGCCCGTGATCTGGCCGGACGCGGCTGGTCGGTGTGTCTGGTCGAGCAGGACGACCTCGCCTCGCACACCTCGTCGGCATCCACCAAGCTCATCCACGGCGGGCTGCGCTATCTCGAGCACCGCGCCTTCGGGCTGGTGCGCAAGGCCCTGTCCGAGCGCGAGGTGTTGCTGCGCTCGGCGCCGCACATCATGTGGCCGCTGCAGTTCGTGCTGCCGCACGACCCGGGCATGCGCCCGGCCTGGCTGATCCGGCTGGGCCTGTTCCTGTATGACCACCTCGCGCGGCGCGATGTGCTGCCCGCCTCTCGTTCGGTCGACCTGCGCCGGTCGCCGCTGGGTGCACCGCTGCAGCCGCGTCTGCAGCAAGGCTTTGTGTACGCCGACGGCTGGGTGGACGATGCCCGACTGGTCGTGCTCAATGCGCTGGACGCACAGGCCCACGGCGCGGTGATTCGCACGCGCACCCGCTGCACCCAGGCCCGGCGCGAAGCGCGGCACTGGGTGGTCACAGTGGAAGAGTCCGACGGTCGCGCGGCCACCGTGCGGGCCCGCGCCCTGGTCAACGCGGCAGGCCCCTGGGCCGAGCGCCTGTTGCGTCAGGTGACCCAGCCTGCCGGCGTCGAACCGCTGATCACGCGCCACCTGAGGCTGGTCAAGGGCAGCCACATCGTGGTGCCGCGCTGCTTCGAGCACGACCATGCCTACCTGTTCCAGAACCCCGATGGGCGCATCCTGTTCGCGATCCCGTACGAAGGCGCCTTCACCCTGATCGGCACCACGGACCAGGAGATCCACGGTGACCCGCGCGATGCCCGGGCCGATGACGCCGAGGTGGCCTACCTGTGCGAGCAGGCCAGCCGCTATCTGGCCCGGCCGGTCACCCCCGCCGATGTGGTGTGGCGCTACAGCGGGGTGCGGCCGCTGCTGGATGATGCCCACGGCAACCCGGCTGCGGTGACGCGCGACTACCGCCTGGAGACCGATGACCTGGCCGCGCCGCTGCTGACGGTGTGGGGCGGCAAGATCACCACCTTCCGGCAACTGGCCGAAGACGCGGGCAACGCCCTCGGCCACATGCTGCACGAGAACCGGCCCGCCTGGACCCGGGGTGCCTGCCTGCCCGGTGGCGATCTGTCGGGCTGGATCGACGTGAGCGGCCACCCCGCGAGGGACTTCGCCCGCTTCCTCCAGGCTGTCCAGGACCGGCACCCCTGGCTGCCGCCCGCGCTGGCCCAACGCCTGGCGCGTGCCTATGGCTCACGCATTGAGCGGGTGCTGTGCGGTGCGCGCAACGTGGATGCCCTCGGTGAGCCGTGCGCCCCGGGGCTGTACGAGGCCGAGCTCAGCTACCTGCGCGACGAGGAGTGGGCGCGCACGGCGGACGACGTGCTCTGGCGTCGCAGCAAGCTCGGCTTGCACCTCACGGAAGCCCAGCGCGCCGACGTGGCTTCGTGGTTCACCCGTGCGACGCTTCTCGGGCACACTCAGGCATGGACACCCTGA
- a CDS encoding DUF924 family protein, with protein MKADMTAYEDVLRFWFDETEPAQWWRADDDFDAQIRDRFLLTLEQAAQGELHAWRDTPRGRLAEIIVLDQFSRNVFRNTPRAFAQDAMALALAQEAVRAQAHLALTPVQCAFLLLPFMHSESPAIHVWAEQLYRDHAPATNLDFELRHKAIVDRFGRYPHRNAILGRETTPEEAEFLTQPGSRF; from the coding sequence ATGAAAGCCGACATGACCGCCTACGAAGACGTCCTCCGATTCTGGTTCGACGAGACCGAGCCCGCCCAGTGGTGGCGTGCCGATGACGACTTCGATGCGCAGATCCGCGATCGCTTCCTCCTGACGCTGGAGCAGGCCGCGCAGGGGGAGCTGCATGCCTGGCGCGACACGCCTCGCGGCCGTCTGGCCGAGATCATCGTGCTCGACCAGTTTTCCCGCAATGTGTTCCGCAACACGCCCCGGGCCTTTGCACAGGATGCGATGGCGTTGGCGCTCGCGCAGGAGGCCGTGCGTGCGCAGGCTCACCTCGCGCTCACGCCGGTGCAATGTGCGTTTCTGTTGCTGCCCTTCATGCACAGCGAATCGCCGGCCATCCATGTCTGGGCCGAGCAGCTCTACCGCGACCATGCACCGGCCACCAACCTCGACTTCGAGTTGCGGCACAAGGCCATCGTCGACCGCTTCGGCCGCTACCCTCATCGCAACGCCATCCTCGGCCGCGAGACCACGCCCGAAGAGGCCGAGTTCCTGACCCAGCCCGGATCACGCTTCTGA
- a CDS encoding inorganic phosphate transporter yields MATMQVALWVIVALVILALLFDFMNGFHDAANSIATVVSTGVLRPTQAVVFAAFFNFVAIFVFHLSVAATVGKGIADAGVVDVHVVFGALTGAITWNVITWYYGIPSSSSHALIGGIVGAVVAKAGAGALIATGIVRTVTFIFVSPLLGFTLGSLMMVLVAWICRRTAPSKVDRWFRRLQLLSAGAYSLGHGGNDAQKTIGIIWMLLISTGYAAAGDKAPPTWVIICCYAAIGIGTMFGGWRIVKTMGQKITKLKPVGGFCAETGGAITLFLATAIGVPVSTTHTITGAIVGVGSVQRASAVRWGVAGNIVWAWIFTIPASATVAAIAYWVSLTLF; encoded by the coding sequence ATGGCAACCATGCAGGTGGCCCTCTGGGTCATCGTGGCGCTCGTCATTCTGGCGCTGCTCTTCGACTTCATGAACGGCTTCCACGACGCGGCGAACTCGATCGCCACCGTCGTGTCGACGGGCGTGCTGCGCCCGACGCAGGCCGTCGTGTTCGCGGCGTTCTTCAACTTCGTTGCGATCTTCGTGTTCCACCTCAGCGTGGCGGCCACCGTGGGCAAGGGCATTGCCGACGCCGGGGTGGTGGACGTGCATGTGGTGTTCGGCGCTCTGACCGGTGCCATCACCTGGAACGTCATCACCTGGTACTACGGCATCCCCAGCAGCTCGTCGCACGCGCTGATCGGGGGCATCGTGGGTGCGGTGGTGGCCAAGGCAGGTGCCGGCGCGCTGATCGCCACCGGCATCGTCCGCACGGTGACCTTCATCTTCGTGTCGCCGCTGCTGGGCTTCACGCTGGGCTCGCTGATGATGGTGCTCGTGGCGTGGATCTGCCGGCGCACGGCGCCCTCGAAGGTGGACCGCTGGTTCCGCCGCCTGCAGCTGCTGTCGGCCGGCGCGTACAGCCTGGGCCACGGCGGCAACGACGCGCAAAAGACCATCGGCATCATCTGGATGCTGCTCATCTCGACGGGCTATGCCGCGGCCGGCGACAAGGCCCCGCCGACCTGGGTCATCATCTGCTGCTACGCCGCGATCGGCATCGGCACGATGTTCGGTGGCTGGCGCATCGTCAAGACGATGGGGCAGAAGATCACCAAGCTGAAGCCGGTGGGTGGCTTCTGTGCCGAGACCGGCGGTGCCATCACGCTGTTCCTGGCCACGGCCATCGGCGTGCCGGTGTCGACGACGCACACCATCACCGGCGCCATCGTGGGTGTGGGCTCGGTGCAGCGCGCCAGCGCGGTGCGCTGGGGTGTGGCGGGCAACATCGTGTGGGCCTGGATCTTCACGATCCCGGCCTCGGCCACGGTGGCAGCCATTGCCTACTGGGTCAGCCTCACGCTGTTCTGA
- a CDS encoding protein adenylyltransferase SelO, protein MSASTAFRFDNTYARDLEGLYALWQPEAVPSPSLLYLNAPMAMELGLDPQVLESPEGVAILAGNAVPGGAQPLAQAYAGHQFGHFSRQLGDGRALLLGELIDQAGRRRDVAFKGSGRTPFSRGGDGKAAVGPMLREALLGEAMRALGIPTTQALAVVATGEPVRRERPLPGAVLTRIAASHLRVGTFEFVSSRGDGQTLQRLADYAIARHDPDLIDGPDRYLTLLQRVAARQAELIARWMNVGFIHGVMNTDNMTISGETIDYGPCAFMEAYDPEAVFSSIDEGGRYAYGNQPAIARWNLARLAESLLPLIVADPSEAAVQAGVAQATEVIDSFPALYEAALWRGQRAKLGLTTQGADTDAADAALLQDWYHLLQQHTVDFTLAWRRLADAAEGQTEPLRRLFAEPQAVDAWLARWQQRCAQEGGVAGTVRAAAMRQVNPWVIARNHRVEEALTAATEQGDLDPFDRLMDALQRPFDETPENTAYGEPAPAAVTACYRTFCGT, encoded by the coding sequence ATGTCTGCTTCCACTGCCTTTCGCTTCGACAACACCTACGCGCGTGACCTGGAAGGGCTGTACGCGCTGTGGCAGCCCGAGGCCGTGCCCTCGCCCTCGCTGCTCTATCTGAACGCGCCGATGGCCATGGAGCTGGGGCTGGATCCCCAGGTGCTGGAGAGCCCGGAGGGCGTGGCCATCCTGGCCGGCAACGCGGTGCCGGGCGGCGCCCAGCCGCTGGCGCAGGCTTATGCGGGCCACCAGTTCGGCCATTTCTCACGCCAGTTGGGTGATGGCCGCGCGTTGCTGCTCGGTGAGCTGATCGACCAGGCAGGGCGCCGCCGTGACGTGGCCTTCAAGGGCTCGGGACGCACCCCCTTCTCCCGGGGCGGCGATGGCAAGGCCGCCGTGGGCCCGATGCTGCGGGAGGCCCTGCTCGGTGAAGCGATGCGGGCCCTGGGGATCCCGACCACGCAGGCGCTGGCCGTCGTGGCCACCGGCGAGCCCGTGCGGCGCGAGCGGCCCCTGCCCGGCGCGGTGCTGACCCGCATCGCAGCCAGCCACCTGCGGGTGGGCACCTTCGAGTTCGTGTCGTCGCGCGGTGATGGCCAGACCCTGCAACGCCTGGCCGACTACGCGATCGCCCGGCACGACCCCGATCTGATCGACGGCCCCGATCGCTACCTGACCCTGCTGCAGCGGGTGGCGGCGCGTCAGGCCGAGCTGATCGCGCGATGGATGAATGTCGGTTTCATCCACGGCGTGATGAACACCGACAACATGACGATCTCGGGTGAGACGATCGACTATGGTCCGTGCGCCTTCATGGAGGCCTACGACCCCGAGGCAGTGTTCAGCTCCATCGACGAAGGCGGGCGCTATGCCTACGGCAACCAGCCGGCCATTGCGCGCTGGAATCTGGCCCGCCTGGCCGAGTCGCTGCTGCCGCTCATCGTGGCGGATCCGTCCGAGGCGGCGGTGCAGGCCGGTGTGGCGCAGGCCACCGAGGTGATCGACAGCTTCCCAGCGTTGTACGAGGCCGCGCTGTGGCGAGGCCAGCGCGCCAAGCTGGGGCTCACGACCCAGGGCGCGGACACGGACGCCGCCGATGCGGCGCTGCTGCAGGACTGGTATCACCTGCTGCAGCAGCACACCGTGGACTTCACCCTGGCGTGGCGTCGGCTGGCCGATGCGGCCGAAGGCCAGACCGAGCCCTTGCGGCGGCTGTTTGCCGAGCCGCAGGCGGTGGACGCCTGGCTGGCCCGCTGGCAACAGCGGTGCGCGCAGGAAGGGGGCGTGGCGGGCACCGTGCGGGCCGCGGCGATGCGGCAAGTGAACCCGTGGGTCATCGCGCGCAACCACCGCGTCGAAGAAGCCCTGACCGCCGCCACCGAACAGGGCGACCTTGACCCGTTCGATCGCCTGATGGACGCGTTGCAGCGGCCCTTTGACGAGACGCCCGAGAACACCGCCTACGGCGAGCCGGCGCCAGCTGCCGTGACGGCTTGTTATCGGACGTTCTGCGGGACCTGA